The Coffea arabica cultivar ET-39 chromosome 3c, Coffea Arabica ET-39 HiFi, whole genome shotgun sequence genome contains a region encoding:
- the LOC113735530 gene encoding uncharacterized protein, translated as MPRSSRTGNLVFDPEVEKTARRTRKETRQLREEHSSATSQRPEPEVEPTDSFGDTSSDSEQEEIPMANTQTLRELAAPNLTQQPLCITFPRLSENAAFELKPGLIRLLPVFHGIITTWPEMQKNFFEKYFPASRAASLRKEICGIKQFHGESLYEYWERFTRLRTRCPHHQISDQLLIQYFYEGLLMNDRNIIDAASGGALVNKTTQEAWDLIERMAENCQQFGTRADVPTRKVNEVSSSSIEQQLSELTSFVRQIAVGNAQQAKVCGICTNIGHTTDSCPQLQEEGIEQANMAGNMPMPRRQYEPYSNSYNPGWRDHPNLSYEGNKQQNFIPNRQQGFQQQYQTRNQPSSASGMSLEDMVKTIASNTMKFQQDTEASNQEMKARMQNLENQMSQLASIVNRLDSQGKGKLPSQPEVNPKNVSAMTLRSGKEVEGPVPVAPKDKNEDRIEKELEEEGTSGTNKEVIRNPVIPVKPNPPPFPSRLERPKKQDKEKEILEMFRKVEINIPLLDAIKQVPRYAKFLKDLCINRKKLRGDERIIVGENVSAVLQRKLPPKCGDPGMFTIPCKIGNTSIRNAMLDLGASINVMPKAIYTSLNLGPLKETGIIIQLADRTNAYPDGVIEDVLVQVNNLVFPADFYILDMGDERSPNPSPILLGRRNVWYL; from the exons ATGCCGCGATCGTCTCGTACAGGTAATTTGGTTTTTGACCCTGAGGTAGAGAAGACTGCGCGTAGGACAAGAAAAGAGACCAGACAGCTCCGAGAGGAGCACTCCAGTGCTACATCTCAGAGACCTGAGCCAGAAGTTGAACCAACAGATTCATTTGGGGACACTTCGAGTGACTCAGAGCAAGAAGAAATCCCCATGGCTAACACACAgacattaagggagttggctgctccaaACTTAACCCAGCAACCTCTTTGCATAACTTTTCCTCGCCTTAGTGAAAATGCAGCTTTTGAATTAAAACCTGGCTTAATACGTTTGTTGCCTGTTTTTCATG GCATTATCACCACGTGGCCAGAGatgcagaaaaatttttttgaaaaatatttcccTGCATCTAGAGCTGCTAGTTTGCGGAAGGAAATATGTGGCATCAAGCAATTTCACGGAGAATCCTTGTATGAATATTGGGAGAGGTTCACCAGGCTGCGTACCCGATGCCCGCATCATCAAATAAGTGATCAACTGCTGATTCAGTACTTCTACGAGGGGCTACTGATGAACGATAGAAATATCATTGATGCAGCAAGTGGTGGTGCACTGGTGAATAAGACTACCCAGGAGGCATGGGACTTAATCGAGCGAATGGCAGAGAATTGCCAGCAATTTGGTACGAGAGCAGATGTTCCTACGAGAAAGGTCAACGAGGTAAGTTCATCTTCCATTGAACAGCAGTTATCTGAATTAACCTCATTTGTTCGACAGATAGCTGTAGGAAATGCACAGCAGGCCAAAGTGTGTGGGATTTGCACGAATATTGGTCATACCACTGACTCGTGCCCACAGTTACAAGAGGAGGGAATTGAGCAAGCAAACATGGCTGGTAACATGCCCATGCCACGTAGACAGTATGAGCCCTATTCCAACTCATACAATCCGGGTTGGAGGGatcatccaaatctgagctATGAGggaaataagcaacaaaatttcATCCCCAATAGACAACAGGGTTTCCAGCAacaatatcaaacaaggaatcaACCCTCCTCTGCCTCAGGTATGTCCCTAGAAGACATGGTTAAAACCATAGCCTCTAATACTATGAAATTTCAACAGGACACTGAGGCCAGCAATCAAGAGATGAAAGCACGTATGCAAAACTTGGAAAATCAGATGAGTCAATTAGCCTCAATTGTCAACCGACTGGACTCCCAGGGAAAAGGAAAACTTCCATCCCAACCTGAGGTGAATCCCAAGAATGTAAGTGCAATGACCCTCAGGAGTGGGAAAGAGGTTGAAGGACCAGTACCAGTGGCTCCGAAGGACAAGAATGAGGACCGCATTGAGAAGGAACTTGAGGAAGAAGGAACGTCTGGCACAAATAAGGAGGTAATACGTAATCCAGTGATTCCTGTTAAGCCTAACCCACCACCTTTTCCTAGCAGGTTGGAAAGGCCTAAAAAGCAagacaaggaaaaggaaattttggagaTGTTTAGGAAGGTGGAAATAAATATCCCCCTACTTGACGCAATTAAGCAAGTACCCCGGTATGCCAAATTTTTGAAGGACCTATGCATCaataggaagaaattgaggggaGATGAAAGGATAATTGTGGGAGAGAACGTATCTGCAGTGCTTCAAAGAAAACTTCCACCCAAGTGCGGAGACCCAGGTATGTTCACTATTCCTTGTAAAATAGGGAACACTAGCATTAGGAATGCCATGTTAGATTTAGGAGCCTCTATAAATGTGATGCCCAAGGCTATTTATACTTCTTTGAATTTGGGGCCCTTAAAGGAAACTGGCATTATAATTCAATTGGCTGATAGGACTAATGCTTATCCTGATGGGGTGATAGAAGATGTGTTAGTACAAGTGAACAATTTAGTGTTCCCTGCTGATTTTTATATTCTTGATATGGGTGATGAACGTTCTCCAAATCCATCACCAATTTTGTTGGGGAGAAGAAATGTGTGGTACTTGTGA